The sequence below is a genomic window from Bacillota bacterium.
ACTAATACTCCAACTTTCACAAGCACCAAACAGCCGGCTATTCCTCGGACTGTGAGCAGCTTCAACACAGAGATGGGCCCTTGAACCGAAAGTACAGTTGAGGGCTCCATAGATCAGACCCGCTTCTTCTCCTTCGGGAGAGATAACTTCCTCTACATAAAGATCACCTGAAAACTCCCGATTAGAGATTAAGTAACCACTAGAACCAACGAAGATACGCAAACCTAATCGTTTGAGTTGTGAGGGCAAACAGGGACGTTCCACCCGACATGATAGCGTTTGATGTAAGCAACGGATTCTCTCGATGACTTCGGGATCAGCAGGTTCAACCTCCATCACCGCCTCAGGCTTCACATTGCCCCGTTCAAAGGACCTTTTGCTATACACTAGATGATACTGTCCACCACAGAGTTCATATCCGAAACTCCCATAGCGCTGGCGGTTACCCCACAGCATGGAAAAATCGGAGCCTTCCTCGCGCATCCCCCTGAGGGACTCCTCCAAGAGTCTAGTCATATATCCCTTGCCCCGGGCTTGGGGATGAGTTGCCACCCCACCAATTCCGGCACATTTGAAGTGTTCCCCTAGTATGACGACCTCCATTGGGAAGACCCCAACGTTGGAGACAATCTGACCGTCTTCCACAACAATGTGAAAACAGCTCAAGGCATCATCTTCATCCCGGTAGCGATCTGGGTAGTGACGGTAGAAGAAATCCCTACCGTGTCCATAGCTTTGCTCCAGAAACCGATGCAACGCAGCTGCATCTTCCTTCTTGGCGATTCGTACTACTGCTTCCATAGAGATTGCATGACCCCCTTCGGACGATTGGATAGTCGTTGAGTCGTGTATTCTTCAAGTTGCATGACAGAACGCAACCACAATCTTGTAGGACCCCGAACGGCTGCTTAGTATATACTCAGCAGCGGTTCCCTGGCCTTTGATAGTCGTCATCATATCCGCCTACCAGACTATGTAATACTTGACTTATACCAGATCTGCTAATATACACCGTATCCTGTGGGTTGTTCCTTGTCAACGGCCACGAAGACAGTATGCTCTTAAAACCTAGGGGATAGAATACTCAAACACTAGAATATGACGTTTGGAAGCTCTGCTTCGTCATTTCGCAC
It includes:
- a CDS encoding GNAT family N-acetyltransferase, with protein sequence MEAVVRIAKKEDAAALHRFLEQSYGHGRDFFYRHYPDRYRDEDDALSCFHIVVEDGQIVSNVGVFPMEVVILGEHFKCAGIGGVATHPQARGKGYMTRLLEESLRGMREEGSDFSMLWGNRQRYGSFGYELCGGQYHLVYSKRSFERGNVKPEAVMEVEPADPEVIERIRCLHQTLSCRVERPCLPSQLKRLGLRIFVGSSGYLISNREFSGDLYVEEVISPEGEEAGLIYGALNCTFGSRAHLCVEAAHSPRNSRLFGACESWSISPQAMFRIVNWSSFMLKLRPVLEQLAVDLPPFGMSIGCKDGETLDVVSVEWNGKKMTVVPKKGSGSYVELEVRQLTSLVFGGPPASKDLGTFGLLLPVPVFIAQMDAI